In Carya illinoinensis cultivar Pawnee chromosome 6, C.illinoinensisPawnee_v1, whole genome shotgun sequence, a single genomic region encodes these proteins:
- the LOC122312411 gene encoding L-type lectin-domain containing receptor kinase IX.1-like, with protein sequence MVGFNFMKIKHFLFPNPPVLFYLLMLSNLFSLVFPFTSTTSFNFSSFNAQGPNISYERAYTESGCIQLTGDNKVAVGQAKYSSPMHLWDKASTNLADFTTHFSFIINAKGRTEYGDGLAFFLVPVASRLNETFSGEGLGLTSADQALNWRNNDFVAVEFDTYSNIPYDPPGKHVGIDIKSMGSVAHAPWNSNISIREGRKNEAWISYNSTTHNLSVVFTGLDQNNVTVRQFLSFNVDLRVHLPEKATIGFSASTGWVAELHTICSWDFSSSLQIDDTKTNPGVPSPSPIQTPKPRENNKLGLAVGLGAGGLFLFAVLALVLLVLWKSRRDKEDDRAFVKYMDGEFQEGTGPKRFSFKELARATNNFRDENKLGQGGFGGVYKGFLRDSNIFVAIKRVSKGSKQGIKEYATEVKIISRLRHRNLVQLIGWCHERKELLLVYEFMPNGSLDSHLFKEESLLIWEARYKIAQGLASSLLYLHEGWEQCVVHRDIKSSNIMLDSNFNAKLGDFGLARLVDHAKGSQTTVLAGTFGYLAPECFITGKASKESDVYGFGIVALEIACGRKPSNPGAPEDQVVLVEWVWELYGKGEVLGVADPRLGGDFDREQMERLIVVGMWCAHPDRNLRPSIRQAIHVFNFEAPLPVLPSSIPEPSYLPPIVNRSSRPLLKSDVATSSESGETRYSIYSQNANSS encoded by the coding sequence ATGGTTGGCTTCAACTTCATGAAAATCAAACATTTCCTGTTTCCAAATCCCCCCGTCCTCTTTTATCTCTTAATGCTCTCCAATCTCTTCTCACTTGTATTCCCTTTTACAAGTACCACATCCTTCAACTTCTCCAGTTTCAATGCTCAAGGTCCAAACATATCATATGAGAGAGCCTACACCGAAAGTGGATGTATCCAACTCACCGGTGATAACAAGGTTGCCGTGGGTCAAGCTAAATATTCCAGTCCCATGCATCTATGGGATAAGGCCTCAACAAACCTCGCAGATTTCACAACCCATTTTTCTTTCATCATCAATGCCAAAGGTAGAACTGAATATGGAGATGGGCTTGCGTTCTTCCTAGTACCTGTTGCTTCACGTCTCAATGAAACATTTAGTGGTGAGGGCCTGGGTCTTACTTCCGCTGACCAGGCACTAAACTGGAGGAACAATGATTTTGTCGCAGTGGAGTTTGATACCTATAGTAATATTCCATATGATCCGCCGGGCAAACATGTTGGTATTGACATCAAGTCCATGGGATCTGTTGCTCATGCGCCGTGGAATAGTAATATCTCGATTAGAGAAGGGAGAAAAAATGAAGCTTGGATTAGTTATAATTCTACCACTCATAATTTAAGTGTTGTCTTTACTGGTCTAGATCAAAACAATGTTACTGTGAGGCAGTTCCTTTCTTTTAATGTTGACTTGAGAGTACACCTACCTGAAAAAGCCACTATTGGATTCTCAGCCTCAACAGGATGGGTTGCTGAACTGCATACCATATGCTCGTGGGATTTCAGTTCCAGTTTGCAAATTGATGATACCAAAACTAACCCAGGTGTTCCATCTCCAAGCCCCATTCAAACCCCCAAACCGAGGGAAAACAATAAGTTAGGATTAGCCGTGGGTTTGGGTGCTGGtggattgtttttgtttgctgtGTTGGCTTTGGTTCTGTTGGTCTTGTGGAAGAGTAGGAGGGATAAAGAAGATGATCGTGCCTTTGTTAAGTACATGGACGGCGAATTCCAAGAGGGAACAGGGCCAAAAAGGTTCTCATTCAAGGAATTAGCTCGTGCCACGAATAATTTTAGGGATGAAAACAAGCTGGGCCAGGgaggatttggtggtgtttataAAGGATTTTTAAGAGACTCAAATATCTTCGTTGCTATTAAGAGGGTATCAAAAGGATCTAAACAGGGGATAAAGGAGTATGCTACAGAAGTAAAAATCATCAGTCGATTGAGACATAGGAATTTGGTGCAACTCATTGGTTGGTGCCACGAAAGAAAAGAACTCCTACTTGTTTATGAGTTCATGCCGAATGGAAGCTTAGATTCTCAtctttttaaagaagaaagcttgTTGATCTGGGAAGCAAGGTACAAAATAGCTCAAGGCTTGGCATCTTCCTTGCTTTACCTGCACGAAGGATGGGAACAATGTGTGGTGCATAGGGACATAAAATCTAGCAACATTATGCTTGATTCAAACTTCAATGCTAAACTTGGGGATTTTGGCCTAGCTAGGCTTGTCGACCATGCCAAAGGGTCACAAACTACTGTTTTGGCTGGCACCTTTGGTTACCTGGCTCCTGAATGTTTCATCACTGGCAAGGCGAGTAAGGAATCAGATGTGTATGGTTTTGGAATTGTAGCTCTGGAAATAGCTTGTGGAAGGAAACCAAGCAACCCTGGGGCCCCTGAAGATCAAGTTGTCTTGGTGGAGTGGGTTTGGGAGCTTTATGGAAAAGGAGAGGTGCTTGGAGTAGCTGACCCAAGGTTGGGTGGAGACTTTGATCGGGAGCAAATGGAGCGCTTGATCGTTGTTGGGATGTGGTGTGCTCACCCTGATCGCAACCTTAGGCCTTCAATTAGGCAAGCAATTCATGTTTTCAACTTTGAAGCTCCATTGCCAGTTCTCCCTTCAAGTATTCCCGAGCCATCATATCTTCCTCCAATAGTGAATAGATCTTCAAGGCCACTTTTGAAGTCCGATGTTGCTACAAGTTCTGAGAGCGGAGAAACTCGATATTCAATATATAGTCAGAATGCTAATTCCTCATAG